In one window of Desulfovibrio sp. DNA:
- a CDS encoding lysophospholipid acyltransferase family protein — protein MHPFVEGVFAQKFLTGNDYASQPAHAGFFSRLFPSLSFYSRLFGGPVRWLCSKAAKGQCDDSAWVHASVWVADLMENIGCPIEVQGMDAINEVDGPCLFVANHMSTLETFMLPGMIRPRRPVTFVVKKSLTTMPFFGPVMCSRDPIVVGRTNPREDLTAVLEGGLERLKKGISIIVFPQSTRSLNFDQSHFNSIGVKLARKAGVPVVPLALKTDAWGQGRKIKELGPIRPGMPVRYCFAKPMHVQGQGKEEHAAVCQHIASHLEEWIQKDGANDSQPPQRAVQA, from the coding sequence ATGCATCCTTTTGTTGAAGGCGTTTTTGCGCAAAAATTTCTTACTGGCAATGACTATGCAAGCCAGCCAGCGCACGCGGGCTTTTTTTCGCGGCTTTTTCCATCACTCAGCTTTTACAGTCGCCTTTTTGGCGGCCCGGTGCGCTGGCTGTGCTCCAAGGCCGCCAAGGGACAGTGCGACGACAGCGCCTGGGTGCATGCCAGTGTATGGGTCGCCGACCTGATGGAAAACATTGGCTGCCCCATTGAAGTGCAGGGCATGGACGCCATCAATGAAGTGGACGGGCCCTGCCTTTTTGTGGCCAACCACATGAGCACGCTTGAAACCTTCATGCTGCCCGGCATGATACGCCCAAGGCGTCCCGTGACCTTTGTGGTCAAAAAAAGTTTGACGACCATGCCCTTCTTTGGCCCTGTCATGTGTTCACGTGACCCCATTGTTGTCGGGCGCACCAATCCGCGCGAAGATTTGACGGCAGTGCTTGAAGGCGGTCTTGAGCGCCTGAAAAAAGGAATATCCATTATTGTTTTTCCGCAGAGTACGCGGTCGCTGAATTTTGATCAGAGCCACTTCAATTCCATTGGCGTCAAGCTGGCGCGTAAGGCGGGGGTGCCCGTGGTTCCCCTCGCGCTGAAGACGGACGCCTGGGGGCAGGGGCGCAAAATCAAGGAACTGGGCCCAATACGCCCTGGCATGCCCGTGCGGTATTGCTTCGCGAAACCGATGCATGTGCAGGGGCAGGGCAAGGAAGAACACGCGGCCGTTTGCCAGCACATTGCCAGCCACCTTGAGGAATGGATACAAAAGGACGGAGCCAATGATTCCCAGCCGCCACAACGTGCGGTACAGGCCTGA
- a CDS encoding replication-associated recombination protein A: protein MTVNKPLPERMRPDDLALFLGQTHLGGRLRSLMQAPRLPSLLFFGPPGCGKSTLALLLAKSTGKKFLRLSAPEAGLQHLRRSLSGVDILVLDELHRFSKAQQDFFLPLVESGELTLLATTTENPSFSVTRQLLSRLHVLRLRPLGRPELMELAKRGAADLQMDMSEELADLLSGASHGDARTLLNLVEYVAALPADLQELEHIKSALPEVLVRHDKDGDNHYELASALIKSIRGSDVDAALYYLACLLEGGEDPRFICRRLILSASEDVGLADPTALSLAVSCQQAVEFVGMPEGFIPLAETVTYLAMARKSNASYAAYLNAQREIKLNGPRPVPLHLRNPSTQLQKEWGYGKEYKYPHNYPDSWVEQSYLPQGLEGRRFYQPRDNGEEPRLSQWWRKIHKIKKTED, encoded by the coding sequence ATGACCGTCAACAAACCCCTGCCGGAGCGCATGCGCCCGGATGATCTGGCGCTCTTTCTGGGCCAGACGCATCTTGGCGGACGCCTGCGTTCTCTCATGCAGGCTCCGCGCCTGCCAAGCCTGCTTTTTTTTGGCCCTCCAGGCTGTGGGAAATCCACGTTGGCCCTGCTGCTGGCAAAATCCACAGGCAAAAAATTTTTGCGTCTCAGCGCGCCGGAGGCCGGTTTGCAGCATCTGCGCCGTTCGCTTTCTGGCGTGGACATTCTTGTTCTTGACGAGTTGCACCGTTTTTCCAAGGCACAACAGGACTTTTTTTTGCCTCTGGTAGAATCGGGCGAGCTTACCCTGCTGGCCACGACTACCGAAAATCCCTCTTTCAGCGTCACGCGCCAGTTGCTTTCACGGCTTCATGTGCTGCGGTTGCGGCCCCTGGGCCGCCCTGAACTTATGGAACTGGCCAAGCGCGGCGCTGCCGACCTTCAGATGGACATGTCTGAAGAACTGGCGGATTTGCTGTCTGGCGCGTCGCACGGTGATGCCCGCACCTTGCTGAACCTTGTGGAGTATGTGGCCGCCCTGCCCGCTGATCTGCAAGAACTTGAGCATATTAAGTCCGCGCTGCCCGAAGTGCTCGTGCGGCATGACAAGGACGGCGACAACCACTACGAGCTTGCCTCGGCGCTTATCAAATCCATTCGGGGCAGCGATGTTGATGCGGCCCTGTATTATCTGGCCTGTCTGCTTGAGGGCGGCGAAGACCCGCGTTTTATCTGCCGTCGGCTTATCTTGTCGGCTTCGGAGGATGTGGGCTTGGCTGATCCCACTGCCCTGTCGCTGGCGGTTTCGTGCCAGCAGGCTGTGGAATTTGTGGGCATGCCCGAGGGATTTATTCCCCTGGCCGAAACCGTGACGTACCTGGCCATGGCCCGCAAGAGCAATGCCTCATACGCGGCCTACCTCAATGCCCAGCGTGAAATCAAGCTCAATGGCCCGCGCCCGGTGCCGCTCCACCTGCGCAATCCCTCTACCCAACTGCAAAAGGAATGGGGCTACGGCAAGGAATACAAGTATCCCCACAACTACCCGGATTCCTGGGTCGAACAGTCCTACCTGCCTCAGGGCCTTGAAGGACGCCGTTTCTATCAGCCCCGCGATAATGGTGAAGAACCTCGGCTCTCACAGTGGTGGCGCAAGATTCACAAAATCAAAAAAACGGAAGACTAA
- a CDS encoding 16S rRNA (uracil(1498)-N(3))-methyltransferase, protein MSLAFFYLPPERWGHEVCLDGQEARHLSQVLRIAPGSEVGLLDGRGRLGRFVVLKAGKKTVDLECRSEDFLPQPEARAVVALAYSKAVRRGFFMEKAVELGASGIWLWQGDHSQGKLSAAAEEACQGQLVAGAKQCGNPWLPEVRVLGGGVDDLVSQAAKADYRILPWEAQDAVPMLSPTMAGQRGLTVYVIGPEGGFSQRELTMLAKSGFCAVSLGTRVLRCETAATLCLGIHWWASQLPKALPHEAELS, encoded by the coding sequence ATGAGTTTGGCGTTTTTTTATCTGCCTCCGGAACGTTGGGGGCATGAGGTTTGTCTTGATGGCCAGGAGGCCCGTCATCTGAGTCAGGTTTTGCGCATTGCCCCTGGCAGTGAAGTTGGACTTCTCGATGGCCGGGGTCGTCTGGGCCGCTTTGTTGTGCTGAAGGCCGGAAAAAAAACTGTTGACCTTGAGTGTCGTAGCGAAGATTTTTTGCCGCAGCCTGAAGCGCGCGCCGTGGTTGCCCTTGCCTACAGCAAGGCCGTACGACGCGGATTTTTTATGGAAAAGGCCGTGGAGCTCGGCGCATCAGGCATATGGCTGTGGCAAGGCGATCACAGCCAGGGCAAGCTTTCCGCAGCAGCAGAGGAAGCCTGCCAGGGGCAGCTTGTGGCTGGCGCCAAACAGTGCGGCAATCCCTGGTTGCCGGAGGTTCGCGTGCTTGGCGGCGGGGTGGACGATCTGGTCAGCCAGGCGGCCAAAGCCGACTACCGCATTCTGCCCTGGGAAGCGCAGGACGCCGTGCCCATGCTTTCCCCAACCATGGCGGGGCAGCGCGGTTTGACAGTCTATGTCATTGGCCCTGAGGGCGGTTTTTCACAACGTGAGCTTACCATGCTTGCAAAGTCTGGTTTTTGCGCTGTGAGCCTGGGCACGCGGGTGCTGCGCTGCGAAACGGCGGCAACCCTCTGCCTTGGCATACATTGGTGGGCTTCACAGTTGCCAAAGGCTCTACCGCACGAGGCGGAACTGTCATGA